In a single window of the Gracilimonas sp. genome:
- the sucD gene encoding succinate--CoA ligase subunit alpha, with protein sequence MSVLVGNDTRLIVQGFTGSEGSFHAGQMIEYGTNVVGGVTPGKGGQTHLDRPVFNTVAEAVDEVNANTSVIFVPPAFAGDAITEAAFAGIKVIICITEGIPVKDMIVAKQIVNSHGATLIGPNCPGVITPGEAKVGIMPGSIFTPGKVGLISRSGTLTYEAVDQLTKEGLGQSTAIGIGGDPVIGTTHLDAVKMLNDDPDTDSIVLIGEIGGTAEEEAAEWIKDNCKKPVVAFIAGSTAPPGRRMGHAGAIISGGKGTAQEKKKALAEAGITVVESPAEIGITLKKMLETA encoded by the coding sequence ATGAGCGTATTAGTTGGAAATGATACCCGCCTGATTGTACAGGGATTTACCGGAAGCGAGGGTAGCTTCCATGCCGGACAAATGATTGAATACGGCACCAACGTTGTTGGTGGTGTAACTCCCGGAAAAGGTGGACAAACCCATTTAGACCGACCTGTTTTTAATACTGTGGCAGAAGCTGTTGATGAAGTTAATGCCAACACCTCTGTAATTTTTGTACCTCCAGCTTTTGCCGGTGATGCAATCACTGAAGCCGCTTTTGCGGGAATCAAGGTTATTATCTGTATCACAGAGGGTATTCCTGTGAAAGATATGATTGTGGCTAAGCAAATTGTAAACAGCCATGGCGCTACTTTGATTGGACCTAACTGTCCGGGAGTAATTACTCCGGGCGAAGCCAAAGTTGGAATTATGCCAGGCAGCATTTTCACTCCGGGTAAAGTGGGTTTGATCTCCCGATCCGGAACGCTCACTTATGAAGCTGTAGACCAGCTAACTAAAGAAGGACTTGGACAAAGTACAGCCATTGGCATTGGCGGTGACCCTGTTATCGGAACCACCCACCTTGATGCTGTTAAAATGCTGAACGATGATCCTGATACCGACTCCATCGTTTTGATTGGTGAAATTGGCGGTACTGCAGAAGAAGAAGCTGCGGAGTGGATCAAAGATAACTGCAAAAAGCCAGTTGTAGCCTTTATTGCAGGGTCAACTGCACCTCCCGGACGCCGGATGGGTCATGCCGGAGCTATCATTTCTGGTGGTAAAGGAACCGCTCAGGAGAAAAAGAAAGCCCTTGCTGAAGCTGGAATTACGGTTGTAGAAAGTCCGGCTGAAATTGGCATCACTCTCAAAAAGATGCTTGAAACAGCATAA
- a CDS encoding peptidoglycan recognition family protein, with translation MKLFSLISAISVFVTLLTIQATQVDKPEMISKKEWGGKEKTGEIPTHEIEYITIHHGGVEFPEDKDPKEYMRNLQKFSQDDKNWIDIPYHFCIDLDGKIYQARPLEYPGDTNTEYDPAGHALINVMGNYEVQKIKPEQIEAIIHLSAWLAQEYEVPTDSIATHKDHSDQTVCPGKDLYKYFEDGTIISGIKELLSK, from the coding sequence ATGAAACTTTTCTCTTTAATTTCAGCTATCTCTGTTTTTGTAACCCTTCTAACCATTCAGGCTACCCAGGTTGATAAACCTGAAATGATTTCAAAAAAAGAATGGGGCGGTAAAGAGAAAACGGGAGAAATCCCCACTCATGAAATCGAATATATTACGATTCATCATGGCGGAGTTGAATTCCCGGAGGATAAAGACCCTAAAGAGTATATGCGCAATCTCCAGAAATTCAGTCAGGATGATAAAAACTGGATTGATATCCCCTACCATTTTTGTATCGACCTCGATGGAAAGATTTATCAGGCGCGGCCACTTGAGTACCCCGGAGATACGAACACAGAATACGACCCCGCCGGGCATGCTTTAATCAATGTGATGGGTAATTATGAAGTTCAGAAAATTAAACCCGAACAGATTGAAGCTATCATTCATTTAAGTGCGTGGCTGGCTCAGGAATATGAAGTACCGACAGATTCTATTGCAACCCATAAAGATCATTCTGACCAAACCGTATGCCCCGGTAAAGACCTTTATAAGTACTTTGAGGATGGGACAATAATCTCTGGTATTAAAGAGCTTCTCAGTAAATAA
- a CDS encoding helix-turn-helix domain-containing protein: MKTELSSQIKNIRTQRGFSQELLAEKTQLSLRTIQRVENAETEPRGDTLLRIAEALQVTPDELLEWNQTEDLSTLVILNLSALGFLFTPILGVILPLIIWISRKDRVKKADLIGRKVINSQITFTAFIYSLEGILFLLPLLGPDIEIWLQELFDYFSVPSFLFQTILFGIPYVYNLGNIILNTFRLRAGDEVNYFPSVKLLR; encoded by the coding sequence ATGAAAACGGAGTTATCCAGCCAAATTAAAAACATTCGAACTCAAAGGGGGTTTTCACAGGAGTTGCTTGCCGAAAAAACGCAACTCAGCCTCCGTACTATTCAACGGGTTGAAAACGCCGAGACTGAACCCAGGGGTGATACCTTACTTAGAATTGCAGAAGCGTTACAAGTTACTCCTGATGAACTGCTGGAATGGAATCAAACTGAAGATCTCTCCACTCTTGTAATCCTGAATCTATCAGCCCTCGGGTTTTTATTTACACCCATTCTTGGGGTAATTCTGCCTCTTATCATTTGGATATCGAGAAAAGACCGAGTAAAAAAAGCAGATCTAATTGGACGGAAAGTGATCAATTCTCAGATCACCTTTACGGCTTTTATTTATTCTTTGGAAGGCATTCTGTTTCTGCTTCCTTTACTTGGACCGGATATAGAAATTTGGCTTCAGGAATTATTCGATTACTTTAGCGTCCCTTCTTTCTTATTCCAAACGATACTGTTTGGAATACCCTATGTGTATAATCTTGGGAATATTATTCTAAACACATTCAGATTAAGAGCCGGGGATGAGGTGAATTACTTTCCATCCGTAAAACTTCTTAGGTAA
- a CDS encoding glucose-1-phosphate adenylyltransferase: MKRSSVIAVILGGGRGTRLFPLTDHRSKPAVPVGGKYRLVDIPISNCLNSDIRRIYVLTQFNSASLNRHIKNTYNFDVFSSGFVDILAAEQTPDSTDWFQGTADAVRQSVHHMENHEHDHVLILSGDQLYQMDYGKMLQRHKDNNADLTVATIPVNADDATGFGIMKTNADSIIEDFIEKPSADELEKWKSEVPERYKEQGKDYLASMGIYIFNREMLKKLFDDNPDATDFGKELIPKCVEGGKKVCSYEFGGYWTDIGTIQSFFEANLALADTVPDFNLYDNENFIYTRARLLPASKLMGTTLEHALMAEGCIIEASRIVRSVVGIRSRIGKGSTVEYSIIMGNDYFQDRSVIENAKSDEPAMGIGQRCYISNCIIDKNVCIGNDVRIVGGSHLEDGDHKYHYVRDGIVIVKKNTVIPDGTII; this comes from the coding sequence ATGAAAAGGTCATCAGTTATTGCAGTTATTTTAGGTGGGGGCAGGGGAACCCGGCTTTTCCCTTTAACCGATCACCGCTCCAAGCCAGCCGTTCCGGTTGGCGGTAAATATCGTCTGGTTGATATTCCCATTTCCAATTGTTTGAATTCAGATATCCGCAGAATTTATGTGCTTACGCAGTTTAATTCGGCATCGCTGAACCGGCATATCAAGAACACCTATAACTTTGATGTCTTTAGTAGTGGTTTTGTGGATATACTGGCAGCTGAGCAAACTCCCGACAGTACCGACTGGTTTCAGGGAACAGCTGATGCCGTTCGCCAATCGGTTCACCATATGGAAAATCACGAGCACGATCATGTTTTGATTCTTTCCGGAGACCAGCTGTATCAAATGGACTATGGCAAAATGCTTCAACGCCATAAGGACAATAATGCCGACCTTACGGTAGCTACTATTCCTGTTAATGCTGACGATGCCACCGGCTTTGGAATCATGAAAACCAATGCGGATAGCATTATCGAAGATTTCATTGAAAAACCCTCTGCGGATGAGCTGGAAAAATGGAAGTCAGAAGTCCCTGAAAGGTATAAAGAGCAGGGCAAGGATTACCTGGCATCGATGGGTATTTACATCTTTAACCGCGAAATGCTGAAAAAGCTTTTTGATGATAATCCGGATGCTACCGACTTCGGGAAGGAGCTTATTCCCAAATGTGTGGAAGGCGGTAAGAAAGTATGCAGCTATGAATTTGGCGGCTACTGGACCGATATTGGAACCATTCAGTCGTTTTTTGAGGCAAATCTGGCTTTGGCGGATACCGTCCCGGATTTTAACCTGTACGACAATGAGAATTTCATTTATACCCGCGCCCGGTTACTGCCCGCTTCAAAATTAATGGGAACTACCCTCGAACACGCATTGATGGCTGAAGGCTGTATTATCGAAGCCAGCCGTATTGTTCGGTCGGTGGTTGGAATCCGGTCGCGTATCGGGAAGGGAAGCACCGTGGAATATTCTATTATTATGGGTAATGATTACTTCCAGGATCGTTCGGTTATCGAAAATGCAAAATCCGATGAACCCGCTATGGGAATAGGTCAACGCTGCTATATTAGCAATTGCATTATCGATAAAAATGTATGTATCGGAAATGATGTGCGGATTGTAGGAGGGAGTCACCTCGAAGATGGCGACCACAAATATCACTATGTACGTGATGGCATTGTAATCGTGAAGAAAAACACGGTGATTCCGGACGGTACTATTATTTGA
- a CDS encoding glycogen/starch synthase encodes MRIIHLSAECYPAAKAGGLADVVGSLPKYLNQLGHECEVVIPKYDNHWIGSQEYEEVFEGAFSMASEQVKFSVQKMTDDKLGFPFYVIDIPGRFDRPGIYIDPWSGHGYWDELERFVSFQIAALEWIKSRKQKPEVIHCHDHHTGLVPFMLAQCNRYREMSEIPTVLTVHNAEYHGEHDLDNFKLLPAFNINNLGLLDWNGRLNSLAAGLKTAWKITTVSDNYMIELAEESSGLELLFKQERKKSMGIVNGIDTEVWDPNTDELIEHNFSYRSRKKGKAENKKYLCKEFDLNPELPTISFIGRLVREKGADLLPDLFKQVMYSDQEVNFVLLGTGDPQLHQIFARMESDHMGYFDATLEYNEKLAHQMYAGSDFILMPSRVEPCGLNQMFAMRYGTVPIVRSVGGLKDTVVDISEKDGYGITFDEFSLEAASQAIDRAVSLYVDSAQHSDVLSRIMKLDFSWKRSAQEYIKMYKALTPK; translated from the coding sequence ATGCGCATTATTCATTTAAGTGCTGAATGTTATCCCGCAGCCAAAGCGGGTGGGTTAGCCGATGTAGTGGGTTCACTGCCCAAATACCTTAACCAGTTGGGACATGAATGTGAAGTCGTAATTCCGAAGTACGATAATCACTGGATTGGTTCGCAGGAATATGAGGAGGTTTTTGAAGGGGCTTTTTCGATGGCCTCGGAGCAGGTGAAGTTTTCGGTTCAGAAAATGACTGATGATAAACTGGGCTTTCCTTTTTATGTGATCGACATCCCTGGAAGGTTTGACCGCCCCGGAATTTATATCGACCCCTGGTCGGGGCATGGCTATTGGGACGAGCTGGAGCGATTCGTGAGTTTTCAGATTGCCGCTCTTGAATGGATTAAATCAAGGAAGCAAAAACCGGAAGTAATTCACTGTCACGACCATCATACCGGATTGGTTCCCTTTATGCTGGCTCAGTGTAACCGTTATCGTGAGATGTCTGAAATTCCGACGGTGCTAACCGTTCATAATGCAGAATATCATGGTGAACACGACCTGGATAACTTTAAGTTATTACCGGCTTTCAATATTAATAATCTTGGATTGTTAGATTGGAACGGAAGGCTGAATTCATTGGCTGCCGGCTTAAAAACTGCATGGAAAATCACTACCGTTTCCGATAATTATATGATTGAGCTCGCGGAAGAAAGCAGTGGACTGGAGTTGCTATTCAAACAGGAGCGGAAAAAATCTATGGGGATTGTAAATGGGATTGACACCGAGGTTTGGGATCCGAATACCGACGAGCTGATTGAACATAACTTCAGCTACAGAAGCAGGAAGAAGGGGAAAGCAGAAAACAAAAAATATTTGTGTAAGGAATTTGATTTGAATCCCGAGTTGCCGACTATTTCATTTATAGGAAGGCTGGTTCGTGAAAAGGGAGCCGATTTGTTGCCCGATTTATTTAAACAGGTCATGTATTCAGATCAGGAAGTTAATTTTGTTTTATTAGGAACCGGAGACCCTCAGTTACATCAGATTTTTGCCCGGATGGAAAGTGATCATATGGGATACTTTGATGCAACGCTGGAGTACAATGAGAAACTGGCGCATCAGATGTATGCAGGTTCCGACTTTATTTTGATGCCATCACGGGTAGAGCCTTGCGGGCTAAATCAAATGTTTGCCATGCGTTATGGAACGGTTCCTATCGTTCGTTCCGTTGGTGGTTTAAAGGATACGGTTGTGGATATTTCGGAGAAGGATGGATATGGGATTACGTTCGACGAATTTAGCCTGGAAGCTGCTTCGCAAGCTATAGACCGGGCTGTTTCATTGTATGTCGATTCTGCCCAACATTCGGATGTGCTAAGTCGAATCATGAAGCTGGATTTTTCATGGAAGCGTTCGGCTCAGGAATACATTAAAATGTACAAAGCATTAACACCAAAATAG
- a CDS encoding ATP-binding cassette domain-containing protein, which produces MAVIEVNNVHKAFGKTKAVNDVSFEVNKGRIFGLLGPNGAGKTTTIRMINYILSPDSGSVTINGEVASPETQKVIGYMPEERGLYKKMKVFDQLMYLTQLKGMNSSDAKKAIDYWLERFEASDWKKKEINELSKGMSQKIQFIATIAHDPDIYIFDEPFSGLDPINSETLKEIIIELREKGKTILFSTHRMEQVEQMCDDICLFNQGEAVLTGNLRNIKSSFGENTINLEFEGDSSFLDKIENVRINNRSTNFAEIRVLDGQKMQDILKLAMEHAEIHKFERIEPSLTEIFISTVGEDNIKKGELV; this is translated from the coding sequence ATGGCAGTAATTGAAGTTAATAACGTCCATAAAGCCTTTGGGAAAACCAAGGCGGTAAACGACGTTAGTTTCGAGGTAAATAAAGGCCGAATTTTCGGGTTGCTGGGGCCAAACGGGGCAGGTAAAACTACTACCATCCGGATGATTAATTACATCCTCTCTCCTGACAGCGGCAGCGTAACTATTAACGGGGAAGTCGCAAGTCCGGAAACCCAAAAAGTGATCGGATATATGCCGGAAGAGCGAGGACTGTACAAAAAAATGAAAGTGTTTGACCAGCTGATGTATCTCACCCAGCTCAAAGGCATGAACTCATCCGATGCCAAAAAAGCCATCGACTACTGGCTGGAGCGATTTGAGGCTTCCGACTGGAAAAAGAAAGAGATCAATGAGCTTTCCAAAGGGATGTCTCAGAAGATTCAGTTCATCGCAACCATTGCTCACGATCCGGATATCTATATTTTTGATGAACCGTTTAGCGGACTCGATCCCATCAACAGTGAGACACTGAAAGAGATTATTATTGAGCTTCGTGAAAAAGGGAAAACCATTTTGTTTTCCACTCACCGTATGGAACAGGTTGAACAGATGTGTGACGATATCTGCCTGTTCAATCAGGGGGAAGCCGTATTGACGGGTAATCTCAGGAACATCAAATCATCCTTCGGAGAAAATACCATTAATCTTGAGTTCGAAGGCGACAGTTCATTCCTGGATAAAATTGAAAATGTCCGGATCAACAACCGTTCCACAAACTTTGCGGAAATCCGGGTGCTTGACGGACAGAAGATGCAGGATATCCTGAAGCTGGCAATGGAACATGCTGAAATTCATAAGTTCGAGCGCATCGAACCATCATTAACAGAAATTTTTATCTCCACCGTTGGGGAAGATAATATCAAAAAAGGGGAGCTGGTATAA
- a CDS encoding ABC transporter permease translates to MTRVKSKSFIIATALTPLALVAFIGIVVYISISESEVEKRIGILDNSTVLVERLVDINETRYFDVSDISEDSLRAEVLSGDLDGFIILNNEVITDSQSPTLIYGGSGGLSFISAVRSDLREAVREEKLSRENVSANIREIFETRTGLEAVKLTEEGESEDNTLFASALGFILGLMIFMGIFIYGSLLMRSVIEEKTNRVLEVIASSVKPIELMFGKLFGVLAMALTQFGIWIVFYIGLSIAAAPVAGMIMEAQMSNIPDEAAQAAASSFDPSSLEQMVVDPMIFVNFLIFFFLGFMIYSAVFAAIGAAVETEQDSQQFMLPVGLPIFVGYFLNTKVMEAPDSGLSVFVSLFPLTAPINMITRIAASQVPLWQIIVSILLMILTFLGIMWLAAKIYRVGILMYGKKPSFKELGKWIKQS, encoded by the coding sequence TTGACGCGAGTCAAAAGCAAGTCCTTCATCATAGCAACAGCTTTGACTCCACTCGCCCTTGTAGCATTTATAGGGATTGTAGTTTATATCAGTATTTCGGAATCAGAAGTAGAAAAAAGAATCGGGATTCTGGATAACTCCACCGTTCTGGTAGAGCGGTTGGTGGATATCAATGAGACCCGCTACTTCGATGTCAGCGACATCTCCGAAGACAGCCTCCGCGCCGAAGTCCTTTCCGGTGATCTCGATGGCTTTATCATTTTGAATAATGAAGTCATTACGGATTCACAAAGCCCAACCCTGATTTACGGAGGAAGCGGCGGATTGAGTTTTATATCAGCCGTCCGTTCTGATTTACGGGAAGCCGTTCGGGAAGAGAAGCTATCCCGTGAGAATGTATCCGCCAACATCCGGGAAATTTTCGAGACCCGGACCGGACTTGAAGCCGTTAAGCTGACGGAAGAAGGAGAATCTGAAGACAACACGCTCTTTGCCTCTGCCCTTGGCTTTATATTGGGACTGATGATCTTCATGGGTATTTTTATTTACGGTTCTCTGCTTATGCGCAGCGTGATTGAAGAAAAAACCAATCGTGTGCTGGAAGTAATTGCTTCGTCGGTGAAACCCATAGAACTGATGTTTGGAAAACTGTTCGGCGTATTGGCAATGGCTCTTACCCAGTTCGGTATCTGGATTGTATTCTATATCGGTCTTTCCATTGCAGCCGCTCCGGTTGCCGGCATGATTATGGAAGCCCAGATGAGTAATATCCCGGATGAAGCAGCACAAGCGGCAGCCTCCTCTTTCGATCCCTCCTCCCTGGAGCAGATGGTGGTTGACCCGATGATATTCGTCAACTTCCTGATTTTCTTTTTCCTTGGATTTATGATTTACAGCGCGGTATTTGCAGCCATCGGTGCTGCGGTAGAAACAGAGCAGGATTCCCAGCAGTTTATGCTGCCAGTAGGACTCCCTATTTTTGTAGGTTATTTCCTGAATACCAAAGTGATGGAAGCCCCTGACTCCGGACTATCCGTGTTTGTTTCCCTGTTTCCGCTCACCGCCCCCATTAATATGATTACGCGTATCGCGGCTTCGCAGGTTCCCTTATGGCAAATCATCGTTTCTATATTGCTGATGATTCTGACCTTCCTGGGTATCATGTGGCTGGCGGCTAAAATCTACCGCGTAGGTATTTTGATGTACGGCAAGAAGCCCAGCTTCAAAGAGCTCGGTAAGTGGATTAAGCAAAGCTAA
- a CDS encoding dihydrofolate reductase family protein: MKCSVYIATSADGFIAKPDGDIEWLIRPEYADAAKVGLVYSEFISTVDAIVMGRHSYEKVLTFDEWYYEGTEVVVLTSRDLTAPEKLTGKVRFESGSPHDIVAKLAKEGKHHLYIDGGITIQRFLEAKLIDELTITVIPILLGHGIPLFGDTGTELPLELIDVSTSPNGTVQKRYRVKSTE; the protein is encoded by the coding sequence ATGAAATGCTCAGTCTACATCGCAACCAGTGCTGATGGTTTTATAGCAAAACCGGACGGAGATATAGAATGGCTTATCCGTCCTGAATATGCTGATGCCGCAAAGGTTGGATTGGTTTACAGTGAATTTATTTCAACAGTTGATGCCATTGTGATGGGGCGCCATTCTTATGAAAAAGTATTAACATTTGACGAATGGTATTATGAAGGTACTGAAGTTGTTGTATTGACTTCTCGGGATCTAACAGCTCCGGAAAAACTAACCGGAAAGGTGAGGTTTGAGTCCGGCTCACCCCATGACATTGTCGCAAAGCTGGCGAAGGAAGGTAAACATCATCTTTATATAGACGGCGGAATAACAATTCAACGATTTCTGGAAGCAAAACTGATCGATGAATTGACTATTACGGTCATCCCTATACTTTTGGGTCATGGTATACCGCTATTTGGTGATACCGGAACAGAACTGCCTTTAGAGCTGATTGATGTGTCCACATCACCCAATGGCACCGTACAAAAAAGATACCGGGTTAAATCAACGGAATAG
- the hisN gene encoding histidinol-phosphatase, which yields MIQDLLQAATEIAKIGGHHTLKYFKQNVEVISKDDDSPVTIADRETEQIIREEILKRFPDHGIIGEEYGKTNEDSNIKWVLDPIDGTKSFIHGIPFYTTLIGIIVDDKPQVGIIYAPALEELCAAAIGHGATLNGEPCRVRDTNKLEDATLLVTEIFRFKEMGQQEVFEELMTKTKLHRTWGDAYGHMMVATGRADLMYDPELNIWDAAALLPVMQEAGGVFSDIEGNETIFSGNGFSTNKALFPEVMKIFEAHSK from the coding sequence ATGATACAAGATTTATTACAAGCGGCAACAGAAATTGCCAAAATTGGCGGTCATCATACTTTAAAATATTTTAAACAGAATGTAGAAGTCATTAGTAAAGACGATGATTCTCCTGTTACCATTGCGGACCGTGAAACGGAACAAATAATACGGGAAGAAATCCTTAAACGATTTCCTGACCATGGCATTATAGGTGAAGAATACGGTAAAACAAACGAAGATAGTAACATTAAATGGGTATTAGATCCTATAGATGGAACAAAATCTTTTATTCACGGCATTCCATTCTATACAACACTCATTGGTATCATAGTTGACGATAAACCCCAGGTTGGTATTATCTATGCTCCGGCACTTGAGGAACTATGCGCTGCTGCTATAGGACATGGAGCAACCCTGAATGGAGAGCCTTGCAGAGTCAGGGATACGAATAAGCTCGAGGATGCTACCTTACTAGTCACCGAAATATTTCGGTTCAAAGAAATGGGCCAGCAGGAAGTTTTTGAGGAACTCATGACCAAAACCAAGCTACACAGAACATGGGGAGATGCCTACGGACATATGATGGTAGCGACCGGCCGGGCCGACCTGATGTATGATCCCGAACTTAATATTTGGGATGCTGCTGCGTTATTGCCTGTGATGCAGGAAGCCGGTGGTGTTTTTAGCGATATTGAGGGCAATGAAACCATCTTCTCCGGAAATGGATTTTCAACCAACAAAGCTCTTTTCCCGGAAGTAATGAAAATATTTGAAGCACACAGCAAATAA
- a CDS encoding YceI family protein, whose translation MSMRKVLQTILIPALCMLPALSHAQNGKVRLSNESKLSINGKSNVNDFRCQSEHELQQDSLDFSYYFTADTITVDGVDLFLEVSQFDCGKRAINRDFRSTLKYKEYPFIQIVLNELVLKDSVDIVPTTAKVTITIAGVKRGYDVPLNAFSSMEDRVIVGGSKILYMTDFGLTPPSPLFGLVQVSDELEIVFDLVVRLDP comes from the coding sequence ATGAGTATGAGAAAGGTTCTTCAAACAATTTTGATTCCGGCTTTGTGCATGCTTCCTGCTCTATCACATGCTCAAAATGGAAAAGTACGTTTAAGTAATGAGAGTAAGTTAAGCATTAATGGAAAATCAAATGTGAATGATTTCCGTTGCCAGTCGGAACATGAACTGCAGCAAGATTCTCTCGATTTCAGCTATTACTTTACGGCTGACACTATAACTGTAGATGGAGTGGATCTTTTCCTTGAAGTCAGCCAGTTTGATTGTGGAAAGAGAGCTATCAACCGTGATTTCCGCAGCACCCTGAAATACAAAGAGTATCCATTTATTCAAATTGTACTAAATGAATTGGTGTTGAAAGATTCTGTAGATATTGTCCCTACAACTGCAAAAGTCACCATTACCATTGCAGGAGTTAAACGCGGTTATGATGTTCCGCTTAATGCTTTTTCAAGTATGGAAGACCGTGTAATAGTCGGCGGTAGCAAAATTCTTTATATGACTGATTTTGGACTTACGCCCCCCTCCCCACTGTTTGGGCTTGTTCAGGTCAGTGATGAATTGGAGATTGTATTTGACCTGGTCGTTCGCCTGGACCCATGA
- a CDS encoding YceI family protein translates to MLKTTVSLITTLLISTALFAQSYTIAPQESKVTVTGTSTIHDWESAAEEFSGSATINMEEGKLVSIEGLTFNVLVEGIKSGKGGMDKKTYDALNEKKHPNIVFKLNNIAEINADSLVANGSLTISGKTNDIQMKVGYELLEDGTITFKGSKALKMTDYNVDPPTAMLGTIKAGNEVEVHFDAKFVQ, encoded by the coding sequence ATGTTAAAAACAACAGTTTCATTAATCACTACGCTTCTGATTAGTACAGCATTGTTTGCACAGTCTTATACAATAGCTCCCCAGGAAAGTAAGGTTACGGTAACCGGTACTTCCACTATTCACGATTGGGAGTCAGCTGCTGAAGAATTTTCCGGTTCAGCTACCATTAATATGGAAGAAGGTAAACTCGTTTCTATTGAGGGCCTGACTTTCAATGTATTGGTAGAAGGAATTAAAAGCGGAAAAGGAGGCATGGATAAGAAAACATATGATGCCCTTAATGAGAAGAAACATCCGAATATTGTATTCAAGCTAAATAATATAGCTGAAATCAATGCGGATTCCCTTGTTGCCAACGGTTCACTTACTATTTCTGGAAAAACAAACGACATCCAGATGAAAGTAGGCTATGAATTGCTGGAAGATGGTACTATTACCTTCAAGGGATCAAAAGCTTTAAAAATGACAGACTATAACGTTGATCCTCCTACAGCCATGCTTGGTACTATAAAAGCCGGCAATGAAGTAGAAGTACATTTCGACGCTAAATTTGTCCAGTAA
- a CDS encoding acyltransferase, which yields MDYFAHETAVIDDGAKIGNGTKIWHFTHVMPDSELGENCNLGQNVVISPKVKLGRNVKVQNNVSIYTGVICEDDVFLGPSMVFTNIVNPRSAIVRRDEYVETKVRKGASIGANATVICGNELGKYCLIGAGAVITKPVPPYALMVGNPAKQIGWVSEYGHRLEFGDDGRATCPESGDKYQLHGGKVSKIED from the coding sequence ATGGATTATTTCGCACACGAAACGGCTGTTATTGACGACGGAGCTAAAATCGGAAATGGAACTAAAATCTGGCATTTTACGCATGTAATGCCGGATTCAGAACTGGGAGAAAACTGCAATCTTGGTCAAAATGTAGTCATATCTCCCAAAGTGAAACTCGGTCGTAATGTTAAAGTCCAGAACAACGTATCGATTTATACAGGAGTAATTTGTGAAGATGATGTGTTTCTGGGGCCATCTATGGTTTTTACCAATATCGTAAATCCTAGAAGTGCGATTGTCCGCCGGGATGAATACGTGGAAACCAAAGTGCGGAAAGGTGCATCCATCGGGGCTAATGCCACCGTAATTTGCGGAAATGAATTGGGAAAATATTGTTTGATAGGCGCCGGAGCTGTAATCACCAAACCGGTTCCGCCGTATGCTTTGATGGTAGGCAATCCTGCCAAACAAATTGGGTGGGTCAGCGAATATGGACATCGCCTGGAATTTGGCGATGATGGCCGAGCTACTTGCCCGGAATCTGGCGATAAATATCAGTTGCATGGAGGCAAAGTCTCCAAAATAGAAGACTAG
- a CDS encoding Smr/MutS family protein, protein MNEPDPIEIPINGILDLHLFNPNELGDLIPDYIEACLEKEIYSIRIIHGKGKGVLRRTVHSLLDRNPHVQSYSLASDRSSWGATVAELKKG, encoded by the coding sequence ATGAACGAACCCGATCCTATTGAAATACCGATTAACGGAATTCTTGATCTGCACCTGTTTAATCCGAACGAGCTCGGAGATTTAATTCCGGATTATATAGAAGCTTGTCTGGAGAAAGAAATCTATTCGATCCGAATAATACATGGGAAGGGCAAAGGAGTGTTGAGAAGAACGGTGCATAGCTTGTTGGACCGGAACCCACATGTACAATCATATAGCCTAGCTAGCGATCGAAGCAGCTGGGGAGCAACAGTAGCTGAACTAAAGAAGGGCTAG